One Rhizoctonia solani chromosome 3, complete sequence genomic region harbors:
- a CDS encoding Sugar (and other) transporter encodes MSHSAPTDGKLETSHHERPTRTLSSNESESSLSRGQQLASDEEIEKYRPRFRGARLNAFLAFIAGTGFTLFGYDQGVLSALLTTESTSREFGPPNHATLQSLLVAIYEIGCLIGALSNLWVGEKLGRRRTIAVGGIIMIIGAILQTASFSYAQMLVARVITGLGNGLNTSTVPAYHAECASPEKRGYLIMIEGSLITFGIMVSYVRIVYSPASFGLIPAMKLSGSTSDCINIEGSFFVKNSSAQWRAPVALQIVFALVMIIGVELLPDSPRWLVNQGRYAEALAVISALEDKPHDHPDVQRTFLAIREAALTENTISKKGEPQHKFNLRELFHGGRSQNFRRATLGIVIQAFQQITGINLITYYATLLFERLGINDLKSRILAACNGTEYFLASLIAVWLIEKVGRRKLMIFGAIGQTITMVLLAVLGSIDRSSTNLVSAVLLFVFNSFFAIGWLGMTWLYPAEITPLRIRQPANALSTASNWAFNFMVVMVTGPSFENIGYHTYTVFACLNAFIIPVVYFYFPETAGRSLEDMDVVFAQAYNEGVSPVSVSLRKDVPPAGSPEADEILGFGIRRRNNASDPSPDQTRGAHMDVEKQG; translated from the exons ATGTCTCATTCCGCTCCAACAGATGGCAAACTCGAAACTTCCCATCATGAACGACCCACTCGAACTTTGAGCTCAAACGAATCAGAATCCTCTTTATCACGAGGTCAACAATTGGCTTCAGACGAAGAAATTGAAAAATATCGACCCCGTTTCCGGGGAGCTAGGTTGAATGCGTTTCTAGCTTTTATTGCTGGAACAGGGTTCACCTTGTTTGGATATGACCAAGGTGTCTTGTCTGCATTGCTTACAACTGAAAGC ACCAGCCGC GAGTTTGGTCCGCCTAACCATGCCACACTACAATCCTTGCTCGTGGCCATTTATGAGATTGGATGTCTAATAGG CGCACTATCGAAT CTATGGGTAGGAGAAAAGCTAGGAAGACGACGCACTATTGCAGTTGGTGGTATTATAATGATCATCGGGGCAATCCTCCAGACAGCAAGTTTCAGTTATGCACAAATGCTAGTGG CGCGCGTGATTACTGGCTTGGGTAATGGGCTGAAT ACATCTACCGTTCCAGCATACCACGCGGAATGTGCTTCACCGGAAAAACGAGGTTACCTCATTATGATTGAAGGGAGCTTGATTACATTTGGTATTATGGTTTC TTATGTGAGGATTGTTTATTCGCCCGCTTCATTCGGACTAATACCTGCCATGAAACTTAGTGGATCGACTTCGGATT GTATTAACATTGAGGGTAGTTTCTTCGTAAAGAATTCCTCTGCTCAGTGGAGAGCTCCAGTGGCTTTACAGATAGTGTTCGCACTTGTGATGATAATTGGTGTTGAGCTCTTGCCAGACTCTCCTCGTTG GCTCGTCAACCAAGGACGCTACGCCGAAGCGCTTGCAGTTATCTCGGCATTGGAAGATAAGCCGCACGATCACCCAGACGTTCAGAGAACTTTCCTAGCCATTCGCGAAGCCGCTCTTACTGAAAATACAATATCTAAGAAAGGGGAGCCTCAACACAAATTTAATCTTCGTGAGCTCTTTCATGGGGGCCGCTCGCAAAACTTCCGTCGTGCCACCCTTGGGATTGTGATCCAGGCGTTCCAACAAATCACTGGTATAAACTTGATCACATA CTATGCT ACTCTATTGTTTGAAAGGCTTGGGATTAATGACCTGAAGTCAAGAATCCTGGCAGCCTGCAACG GAACTGAGTACTTTCTCGCCAGTCTGATAGCGGTTTGGCTTATCGAGAAAGTTGGTCGGCGCAAGTTGATGATCTTT GGGGCGATTGGTCAAACCATTACCATGGTTCTTTTGGCTGTGCTAGGGAGCATTGATAGATCTTCAACCAACCTTGTATCCGCAGTCCTCCTGTTTGTATTCAACTCGTTTTTCGCGATTGGCTGGTTAGGAATG ACTTGGCTGTATCCTGCAGAGATCACGCCTCTAAGGATCCGCCAACCAGCCAATGCATTATCGACCGCTTCCAATTG GGCATTCAACTTCATG GTAGTAATGGTTACCGGTCCATCATTCGAAAACATTGGATATCACACCTACACTGTTTTCGCATGCTTGAATGCGTTCATTATTCCTGTTGTTTACTTCTACTTTCCTGAAACCGCAGGCAGGTCTTTGGAAG ATATGGACGTTGTGTTTGCACAGGCATACAACGAGGGGGTATCTCCTGTTTCTGTGTCTTTACGAAAAGATGTTCCTCCTGCTGGCTCACCAGAAGCCGACGAGATACTTGGATTTGGGATCAGGAGACGGAACAATGCTTCAGATCCATCGCCTGACCAGACCAGGGGAGCGCATATGGATGTTGAGAAGCAAGGGTAG
- a CDS encoding MFS/sugar transport protein codes for MPTYKRVPGPAWVQLPLANLPILGTQFVWSAEMAFVSPYLLELGLTRAHMALVMLAAPFSGALADSSTSRWGRRRPFMLGGSVLCILSLMMLSYAKEISAWITGEDNHASSLGLTRAIAVVAVYCIDFTLNAATAAARALAIDVLPTELQSSSGAWASRMVGAGGIIGFYSGTAALPKLFPALGTSQIAIMSFLASIALLITQFFTSICVIESVHTSTAPRHSLKSHRRFWLFERFAAARRSLRSLPHEVKSVCAIQFFSWMGWFPAMFFGTVWIGDIYINEALRLGDPRSVTDPTLRAEGTRIGSRAMFYGALLTFVTSILLPYFVKNPDLRARGMESLSLGAEEGSGAVRSAPPPRGFKFTIGLSLCWQLAHITFGLLLLATGFVTSVRAATAIFALQGLCSATTHWVPFAIIATAAHKDAFKTMGPNEEYLAGNLPREQEYLLDSSASERYPPEFAGDAPNRAGLFLGIHNVFVVLPQFLSISLSAIIFSLRDPGRSVLGGAPTEFTSAQKLSSLTVILSIGGLNSLVAAFLTRKLLN; via the exons ATGCCTACTTACAAACGTGTGCCGGGTCCTGCTTGGGTCCAGCTCCCACTAGCCAACCTCCCCATCCTAGGGACTCAGTTCGTTTGGAGTGCTGAGATGGCGTTTGTATCGCCTTACCTGTTGGAACTTGGCTTGACTAGGGCACATATGGCCCTGGTCATGCTCGCAGCTCCTTTCAGCG GTGCACTTGCAGACTCTTCAACGTCGAGGTGGGGTCGCCGACGTCCGTTCATGCTAGGCGGCAGCGTCTTGTGTATACTGTCACTCATGATGCTAAGTTACGCAAAGGAAATCTCGGCGTGGATCACTGGCGAAGATAACCAT GCTTCTTCTCTTGGTCTCACACGGGCCATCGCAGTTGTCGCGGTCTATTGCATAGATTTCACACTCAATGCCGCGACTGCCGCTGCCCGAGCGCTGGCTATTGACGTTCTGCCAACTGAGCTTCAATCATCGTCtggggcttgggccagccgTATGGTCGGGGCGGGAGGAATCATCGGGTTCTACAG TGGGACTGCGGCTCTTCCTAAATTGTTCCCAGCATTAGGCACATCGCAGATAGCCATTATGAGCTTCCTTGCTTCGATAGCCTTGCTTATTACCCAATTCTTCACCTCAATTTGTGTGATAGAATcagtgcatacatccaccgCTCCGCGGCATAGTCTTAAGTCACATCGGAGATTTTGGCTGTTTGAAAGGTTTGCCGCGGCTCGCCGCAGTTTGCGTAGCCTTCCGCATGAAGTCAAGTCTGTT TGTGCCATTCAGTTCTT CAGTTGGATGGGATGGTTCCCTGCGATGTTTTTTGGAACTGTATGGATAGGGGACATCTACATTAACGAGGCGCTCCGTCTCGGAGACCCCCGCTCAGTAACCGATCCAACCCTTCGT GCTGAAGGCACGAGAATAGGATCGCGTGCCATGTTCTACGGCGCATTATTGACGTTTGTAACATCGATTCTCCTTCCTTATTTTGTCAAGAATCCAGATCTACGCGCCAGGGGAATGGAGTCTCTATCGCTTGGAGCCGAGGAGGGCTCAGGGGCTGTTCGAAGCGCTCCTCCACCCCGAGGGTTCAAGTTTACTATTGGACTCTCTTTATGTTGGCAATTAGCCCATATAACATTCGGGTTGCTTTTACTGGCTACAGG CTTTGTAACATCGGTACGCGCTGCGACGGCGATCTTTGCATTACAAGGGCTATGCTCTGCAACCACTCATTGGGTTCCGTTTGCTATT ATTGCCACAGCTGCTCACAAAGACGCGTTCAAAACTATGGGGCCTAATGAGGAGTATTTAGCTGGCAACTTACCCAGAGAACAGGAATATTTACTGGACAGCTCTGCTTCTGAGCGCTACCCTCCAGAATTCGCAGGAGATGCCCCCAATCGAGCCGGTTTATTTCTT GGTATCCATAATGTTTTCGTAGTATTGCCCCAGTTCCTATCCATATCCCTTTCGGCCATAATCTTCTCATTACGTGACCCTGGGAGGTCAGTGCTTGGTGGAGCACCCACAGAGTTTACCAGCGCCCAGAAACTCAGTAGTCTGACTGTAATTTTGAG CATTGGAGGGTTGAATTCCCTTGTGGCTGCATTTCTGACAAGGAAATTGTTAAACTAA
- a CDS encoding cytochrome C oxidase assembly protein COX16, mitochondrial, with amino-acid sequence MAVFGSRPFRAHTSRADGIGRILKRHPSYFGLPFVLVMVGGSFALSTFTQTRYDLHEKKVTQMSKEEELHMSKNRRHVDIREEYFRLQAQDDEDWEPVRVPRPPGSGDQ; translated from the exons ATGGCGGTCTTTGGCTCTCGACCTTTCCGCGCGCATACTTCAAGGGCCGATGGTATTGGTCGAATCTTAAAGCGGCATCCGTCTTACTTTGGCCTACCGTTTGTCCTTGTCATGGTAGGAGGGAGCTTTGCGCTGTCAACGTTTACCCAAACTCGATATGACTTGCACGAGAAGAAGGTGACACAG ATgtccaaggaggaagaattGCACATGAGCAAGAACAGGAGACATGTGGATATTCGAGAAGAGTACTTT AGGCTTCAAGCGCAAGACGATGAAGATTGGGAACCTGTGCGA
- a CDS encoding N-acetyltransferase has translation MSHYHGMFDVIHARSSANGVTNFREFINDMGLCLRPGGILLVIEGDLQLWSYNREPQEIAYGDGDRNKSWMARMLFEAFSTMKGRGSHVDANVNLYNWLCQNPLFEDEDWGKLFTPIGPWERGRTTAETNKLQIIGELMRQNSLAFVRALKPLLISEGYAPEIVDRFIAGTDRELSELSIHMYVKWHYAWAVRKAELDPGLVPVDERSAQAESGPETTPSTSTISTVGSPLTVDGLSDPNQFSLEKDGENKMHIGSSSVGSLERMSDVGLWAAQSSGVAAAETDSGSEHGSEEEFIDVDSDGDVDIEDVTDA, from the exons ATGTCGCATTACCATGGAATGTTCGATGTGATTCATGCACGCAGTTCTGCCAACGGG GTCACTAATTTCCGAGAGTTTATAAACGACATGGGACTTTGCTTGCGACCAG GTGGTATTTTGTTGGTGATCGAAGGGGATTTGCAATTATGGTCGTACAACAGGGAGCCTCAGGAGATTGCTTACGGCGATGGTGATCGAAACAAAAGTTGGATGGCGAGGATGCTTTTTG AGGCGTTCAGTACTATGAAGGGTCGTGGTTCACACGTAGATGCCAACGTCAACCTTTACAATTGGTTGTGTCAGAACCCGCTATTTGAAGACGAGGACTGGGGAAAGTTGTTCACCCCTATCGGACCATGGGAACGAG GTCGGACGACTGCCGAAACTAACAAACTCCAAATAATTGGTGAACTCATGCGTCAGAATTCGTTG GCTTTCGTCAGAGCTCTCAAACCTCTCTTGATTTCCGAAGGATATGCTCCTGAAATCGTTGACCGGTTTATCGCGGGCACTGACAGAG AGCTATCTGAACTAAGCATACATATGTACGTCAAG TGGCACTATGCATGGGCAGTTAGAAAGGCAGAGTTAGATCCTGGTCTTGTACCTGTTGACGAAAGATCAGCTCAGGCTGAGAGTGGCCCAGAGACaaccccctccacctccacaatTTCAACTGTGGGCTCTCCACTCACCGTCGACGGACTGTCAGACCCAAACCAGTTTTCTCTGGAGAAAGATGGTGAAAACAAAATGCATATTGGATCCTCCTCCGTCGGCAGCTTGGAACGCATGTCAGATGTAGGGCTGTGGGCCGCGCAAAGCTCGGGAGTCGCAGCTGCCGAAACAGACTCTGGGAGTGAACATGGTTCCGAGGAGGAATTTATTGACGTAGATAGTGATGGCGATGTAGATATAGAAGATGTGACAGATGCGTAG